One region of Molothrus aeneus isolate 106 chromosome 1, BPBGC_Maene_1.0, whole genome shotgun sequence genomic DNA includes:
- the VSTM2A gene encoding V-set and transmembrane domain-containing protein 2A isoform X3 has protein sequence MMGIFLAYIGFIFFSVMYIQQGLSTQAKFTEFPRNVTATEGQNVEMSCAFQSGSTSVYLEIQWWFLRAAEDQETGAEVTGTQVEFLPERDLDNDGTKISTVKVQGNDISHKLQISKVRKKDEGLYECRVTDANYGDLQEYKAQAFLKVNANSHSRRMQAFEASPMWLQDMKPRKNISAAVPSSIHNSANQRVHATSSPEAAAKIPKQSPQSVHAKTFMGTRANLAS, from the exons ATGATGGGGATCTTTCTAGCTTATATTggattcattttcttttcagttatgTATATTCAACAAGGACTTTCTACCCAAG CAAAATTCACAGAGTTTCCCCGAAATGTCACGGCCACTGAAGGGCAGAATGTGGAGATGTCTTGTGCTTTCCAAAGTGGCTCTACTTCAGTGTACCTTGAAATCCAGTGGTGGTTTCTGCGGGCAGCTGAGGACCAAGAGACTGGAGCTGAGGTGACAGGAACTCAG GTGGAGTTCCTGCCCGAGCGGGACCTGGACAACGACGGCACGAAGATCAGC ACAGTGAAAGTACAAGGGAATGACATCTCCCACAAGCTGCAGATTTCaaaagtgaggaaaaaggaTGAAGGCTTGTATGAGTGCAGGGTGACCGATGCCAACTATGGAGACCTTCAGGAATACAAGGCCCAGGCGTTTCTCAAAGTCAATGCTAACAGCCACTCTCGGCGAATGCAAGCCTTTGAGGCATCCCCAATGTGGTTGCAAGACATGAAACCTCGTAAAAACATCTCAGCAGCTGTCCCAAGTAGCATCCACAATTCTGCCAATCAGCGTGTAcatgccacctccagccctgaagcagcagccaaaatccccaaacaaagtCCGCAATCAG
- the LOC136553564 gene encoding endogenous retrovirus group K member 5 Gag polyprotein-like, with amino-acid sequence MGAKLSVSHKGVYYHLLNFLKSEEIRFSKTDVKQFVRWLFLHFPDVSTENISDLAFWDKIGNDLLRAGKSGDKSPSKFAFLAMQIRNDVKPKLKRQEQPSGNSFNTSASQEPDLPPSKLCFPSPSPLSSPLAPTQDILKKATLPSFPQKLPVSNPDSSGQIPRDPTLSPISPSCDTLSRNSRARFCTPDPLQVTSPDHDGRYHMAMPAPSSFHNPLHSPNSPFWSENPAPETLPPSTLPPPPSAPSGLCPPAAASRSPSRSPPSSSQVRETGGAEFGSRKPETSLVLSAAPVSYISDLNRGIQPHYTPLSVDSVKELAKAQKDFDRSSEYFRGLLKATLFANTLTPADTKHLFSCLLSSSEYLLWDAAWKKGLREILPALWADEATAHDVYGKLISLDHLCGQGEWEDGASQAEGIPRKVFKECARAAEKAFFGLRPGVPLENYLKITQSSSESFLSFVERLRKAVEFQVQNEGARMEILTEIAKENANDKCKAAILSLPLEPTPTLQAMLEVCERKVTITLADQDERPKPQRKIAAVDAPDPPFTSQLQHVTMPQERISNSNRPCHLCGKLGHWMPDCPLKKQFLDFKYNNLEDQNSPKDNLSKN; translated from the coding sequence ATGGGTGCAAAGCTTTCTGTGTCTCACAAAGGTGTCTACTAtcatcttttgaattttcttaagAGTGAAGAAATCCGATTTTCAAAAACAGATGTTAAACAATTTGTTAGATGGTTGTTCCTTCATTTTCCCGATGTATCAACTGAAAATATTAGTGATTTGGCTTTTTGGGACAAAATTGGTAATGACTTATTGAGAGCAGGGAAGTCAGGTGACAAATCTCCGTCAAAGTTTGCTTTTCTAGCTATGCAGATAAGAAATGATGTAAAACCCAAATTAAAAAGGCAGGAACAGCCATCCGGGAACAGTTTCAACACCTCTGCTTCCCAAGAACCTGATCTACCCCCCTCCAAGTTATGTTTTCCCTCTCCTAGCCCTCTTTCCTCACCCCTAGCCCCGACCCAAGACATTCTGAAGAAAGCTACACTCCCTAGCTTCCCTCAGAAGCTCCCTGTCTCCAACCCGGACAGTTCTGGTCAAATTCCCCGGGACCCTACCCTTTCCCCTATTTCCCCAAGCTGTGATACCCTGTCCCGGAATTCTCGTGCCCGCTTTTGTACCCCCGATCCGCTTCAGGTAACTTCCCCAGACCATGATGGTAGATACCACATGGCCATGcctgctccttcttctttccACAATCCTTTACACTCTCCCAACAGCCCATTCTGGTCGGAAAACCCCGCCCCTGAaaccctccctcccagcaccctCCCGCCGCCCCCCTCCGCCCCCTCAGGGCTTTGCCCGCCAGCCGCGgcctcccgcagcccctcccgCAGCCCGCCCTCCAGCTCCCAGGTCAGAGAAACCGGAGGTGCTGAGTTCGGCAGCCGGAAGCCGGAAACATCACTGGTtctttctgcagcccctgtgtcatatatttcagatttaaaCAGGGGGATTCAGCCACATTATACCCCCCTTTCTGTTGATTCTGTCAAAGAACTTGCCAAAGCCCAAAAAGATTTCGATAGATCAAGTGAATATTTTAGAGGACTCCTTAAAGCTACACTTTTTGCTAATACCTTAACCCCCGCTGATACCAAAcaccttttttcctgcctgttatCCTCATCTGAATATCTCTTGTGGGatgcagcatggaaaaaaggatTGAGAGAAATTTTGCCAGCTCTGTGGGCTGATGAAGCTACTGCCCATGATGTTTATGGTAAATTGATATCTCTCGACCATCTCTGTGGACAAGGGGAGTGGGAGGATGGAGCAAGTCAGGCAGAGGGCATTCCCAGAAAGGTTTTCAAAGAATGTGCTAGAGCAGCTGAGAAAGCTTTCTTTGGGCTCCGTCCTGGTGTTCcgcttgaaaattatttgaaaataacacAATCTTCATCTGAGTCCTTTTTGAGTTTTGTGGAAAGGTTGAGAAAAGCTGTCGAATTTCAAGTTCAGAATGAAGGAGCCAGGATGGAAATCCTCACCGAGATTGCTAAAGAAAATGCCAATGACAAGTGTAAAGCTGCCATCCTGAGCCTGCCTCTCGAGCCAACACCAACACTACAAGCAATGTTAGAAGTGTGTGAGAGGAAAGTTACCATCACCCTTGCTGACCAGGATGAGAgaccaaaaccacagagaaagattgcagctgtggatgcccctgATCCACCATTCACCAGCCAGCTTCAACACGTCACGATGCCACAAGAGAGAATCTCCAACTCTAATCGACCTTGCCATCTTTGTGGGAAGTTAGGGCATTGGATGCCTGACTGCCCtctgaaaaagcagtttttagattttaaatacaataacCTTGAAGATCAGAATTCCCCAAAAGACAACCTTTCAAAAAACTGA